One genomic segment of Helicobacter enhydrae includes these proteins:
- a CDS encoding YdcH family protein, with protein MLHEYREEIKQLKQSNAHFAKIFDEHNELDQKLENIEKGILFATDTEVNLLKKEKLKLKDEIYMMLQRSKADS; from the coding sequence ATGTTACACGAGTATAGAGAGGAAATCAAGCAGCTCAAACAGAGCAATGCACACTTTGCCAAGATTTTTGATGAGCACAATGAGCTAGATCAAAAACTAGAAAACATAGAAAAAGGGATTCTTTTTGCTACAGATACAGAAGTCAATCTGCTCAAAAAAGAGAAGCTAAAGCTCAAAGATGAAATTTATATGATGCTACAACGCTCAAAAGCCGATAGTTAA